From the genome of Fibrobacter sp. UWB5:
CGATTCGTTCCAGCCGTCGTCGCCGACTTTGCTGTACGGGATAATCTTGGTGCCGCTGCACGGGCCTACCACCTTCTTCCCCTCGCACACGCCTATGGAATCGGGAATTTCAATCACCCGCGGTTCAAAGTCCGGAGTGGGGAAGGCCTTCATGAGTTTTGCAGTCTCTTCGGCGGTAACCGGGAGAATGGTTCCGTGGCGGGGCGTGAATGCGCCGCTCGTCTTGGTATCCTGCACGAACTTGAAGTTTTCGAGGTCGGGGCTACTCGTGAACTGGTAATGCCCGTTCATGTAGCAGTCATACATGAGCACCCAGCTGTTCTGGTTGATGAGCTTGAATACGCCCGCGCCCTCCACGGCCTCTGTAGTCTGTTGCAGGGCCTTGCTCGGCTTGCTCCACTGCGAACCGCTGGCGGCTCCACTCTTGGGCATGAGCGAACTTGCGGTCACCTTGCAGATTCCGCCGTCGCCCTCGTTCTTGTAGAAGGCGTGGTAGAACTTGTCTACCGGGTTGTAGACGATGTCCATGTCGATGGTCGATTTTCCGCGGTCAAAGAAATGCTGCGGGTCGCCTTCCAAGTCGGTAAAGTCCTTGTTCGAGTAGGCATAGAAAACCTTGTCGTAGCTGATGGTGCCATCGTTGGTCAACAGCGAAAAATACACGAGCGGGCGACCCTTGGTTCCGTCACCGTTGTCGTAGGTGTCGTCCCAGAATGTTTCGGGGGCCCATACGCGGGTTACGTTCGCAAAATTTTTGCCCTTGTATTTGTCCGGGAAATGCACCGTACTATGCTTCCAGTTAATCAAATCGCGGGACTTCATGAGCACCATGCCGCGGTTGCTTGCCCAGCCTTCGGCGCTCTTCATGTCGGTATTCACCATGTAGAACCAGCCATCGGGTGCGCGCAGCACGTGCGGGTCGCGGAGCCCCTTCTTGATGCTAACCGTGTCGGCGGCCACCACACGTTTTCCGTTGTTCATGGCGGTAAAGCTGTAGCCGTCGTTGCTCAGTGCGTAATAGATGTTTTCGTTGTCATTGGCTGGAAAATACGCAAAAAGGTAGTTAGAGTAGGGTTCGTACCCGTGGATGGAAACCTTTAAAGACACGTCCTGCGTCTTTGCTCTCATGTCGTCATGGACGGTCGCCGTGAGGGTCACTTCTTTGTTTTCACCCACAAACCTGCCGTTGATATGGCCGTCGTGGCCCAAAAATAGCGTGTCGCTGCTTTCCCAGGTGATGGGGAAGATTTCTCCGGCAAGCTTTATGGTGTCGAGGAGGGAGAGGTCGGTATACAGGTCGTTGGCCGAGTTGCCAAAACTCTTGCTTACGCTGTCGACAGCGCGCCAGAAGGGGGCGACATCGACTTGTGCAAAAGACACTCCTGCTAAAGCGATTGCCAGCGGTATAATTTGCTTCATCTCAAAAAATCTCCAAACCTGTAAAAGTATAGGCTAATGACCATCCATAAATATAATTCCACTTTTAGAGGGCGTTTTGTCAATTTTAATAAGAATGTTGACTTTTTTTCCATGGTCCTTTTGTACATTATATCACATGTTGTAAGGGGGAAAACATATAAAAATGTTGCAAAAGGGCTTTTTCTCAAAAAAAATGGCATATTCCAAGTTGGAATAAGTTGAGTTGGTCTATTTGGACCACTAAACATTATATTAGGGTTATATGGAACGGAAGCGCGCAAAGATTTTGGTAATTGACGACACGAAGACGAATATTGAGGTGCTCGAGGGAATTTTGTCCAGCGAGTACGACGTTTTTGTGGCCTTAGATGGCAAAAAAGGCCTTGTTTTGACCGAAAAAGTCAAACCGGACCTGATTCTGCTCGACGTGATGATGCCAGAAATGGATGGCTACGAAACGCTCCGCCAGATGAACGAAAAGAATCTGGTCGAAAATACGCCGGTGTTGTTCCTGACAGCAAAAGCCGATTCCAAGAGTGAACAGACTGGCCTGGACCTCGGGGCCGTCGATTATATTACCAAGCCGTTCCATCCGAATTTGGTGCAGCTCCGAATCAAGAATCAATTGGAATTCAAGCACCAGCGCGATCATTTGCAAGAACTGGTCGAAGAAAAGACCCTAGATTTGCGTAAAACCCTCAAGGTCATGCTGACGAGCCTCGGTGCGCTTGCCGAATACCGCGACCCCGAAACGGGTGCCCATATTAAGCGTACGCAGGTGCTGGTGCAGATGCTTGCCGAAACCCTTCGCGAACATCCGCGTTTTAAAGAGGCGATTCCGAATAACGAATATATCGATTATTATGCGACAGCCGCTCCGCTCCACGACATTGG
Proteins encoded in this window:
- a CDS encoding HD domain-containing phosphohydrolase; translation: MERKRAKILVIDDTKTNIEVLEGILSSEYDVFVALDGKKGLVLTEKVKPDLILLDVMMPEMDGYETLRQMNEKNLVENTPVLFLTAKADSKSEQTGLDLGAVDYITKPFHPNLVQLRIKNQLEFKHQRDHLQELVEEKTLDLRKTLKVMLTSLGALAEYRDPETGAHIKRTQVLVQMLAETLREHPRFKEAIPNNEYIDYYATAAPLHDIGKVGIPDEILRKPARLNDEEWAIMSTHAQKGYDVLVNATHELKDHPLVKICADIILNHHERFDGTGYPNKLKGDDIPVGARLMSVADVYDALVSKRPYKEAYPHDVAVKEILAGKGTQFDPDVVDAFMSLESKLPEIYDHFKENP
- a CDS encoding glycoside hydrolase family 43 protein translates to MKQIIPLAIALAGVSFAQVDVAPFWRAVDSVSKSFGNSANDLYTDLSLLDTIKLAGEIFPITWESSDTLFLGHDGHINGRFVGENKEVTLTATVHDDMRAKTQDVSLKVSIHGYEPYSNYLFAYFPANDNENIYYALSNDGYSFTAMNNGKRVVAADTVSIKKGLRDPHVLRAPDGWFYMVNTDMKSAEGWASNRGMVLMKSRDLINWKHSTVHFPDKYKGKNFANVTRVWAPETFWDDTYDNGDGTKGRPLVYFSLLTNDGTISYDKVFYAYSNKDFTDLEGDPQHFFDRGKSTIDMDIVYNPVDKFYHAFYKNEGDGGICKVTASSLMPKSGAASGSQWSKPSKALQQTTEAVEGAGVFKLINQNSWVLMYDCYMNGHYQFTSSPDLENFKFVQDTKTSGAFTPRHGTILPVTAEETAKLMKAFPTPDFEPRVIEIPDSIGVCEGKKVVGPCSGTKIIPYSKVGDDGWNESLDLKVAKGASVTFGPHPWDGKIWNWEGPNGFKSTTRENTLKNVDGDFSGYYTVVYTNETGCKSQAKIKMVVDDPDKPYKEPDTTTTIVSKRFRDNSKSMRLNRNPVYFDLLGNKLKNKPRNAIYIER